From the genome of Deinococcus sp. AJ005, one region includes:
- the ftsY gene encoding signal recognition particle-docking protein FtsY, which translates to MSWLERLRSGLSKTRAQINETAGFMGNDVKDVFNNRLDTIEDLEYALIAADVGRAATEEILEDVRRSEGKNMQQALMDALTLQLEPNASRAEFRKLGFAPQASRVSVQPNGHVIMVIGVNGVGKTTTIAKLGQYYMGRGNSVMFAAGDTFRAAAGAQLGEWGDRLGVPVVQGTDGGDPAAVAYDAATARAARGTDLLFVDTAGRLHNKHNLMEELKKVRRVIEKADPGEPAEVWLVLDAVTGQNGLQQAKKFHESTPLTGVIVTKLDGTAKGGILIPIVRELGVPIKFIGVGESAGDLQPFDSQEFVRALFDVEVPKE; encoded by the coding sequence GTGAGCTGGCTCGAACGCCTGCGCAGCGGCCTGAGCAAGACCCGCGCGCAGATCAACGAGACCGCCGGATTCATGGGCAACGACGTCAAGGACGTGTTCAACAACCGTCTGGACACCATCGAAGACCTGGAATACGCATTGATCGCTGCCGACGTGGGCCGCGCTGCCACCGAGGAAATTCTGGAGGACGTGCGCCGCAGCGAGGGCAAGAACATGCAGCAGGCGCTGATGGACGCCCTGACCCTGCAATTGGAGCCCAACGCCAGCCGCGCCGAGTTCCGCAAACTGGGCTTCGCGCCGCAGGCCAGCCGCGTGTCGGTGCAGCCGAACGGGCATGTGATCATGGTGATCGGCGTCAACGGGGTGGGCAAGACCACCACCATCGCCAAGCTGGGCCAGTACTACATGGGCCGGGGCAATAGCGTGATGTTCGCCGCCGGAGACACCTTCCGCGCCGCTGCTGGGGCACAACTGGGCGAGTGGGGGGACCGGCTGGGCGTGCCCGTGGTGCAGGGCACCGATGGCGGTGACCCCGCCGCCGTGGCCTACGACGCCGCCACTGCCCGCGCCGCCCGTGGCACGGATCTGCTGTTCGTGGACACCGCCGGACGCCTGCACAACAAGCACAACCTGATGGAAGAGTTGAAGAAGGTGCGCCGCGTGATCGAGAAGGCCGATCCCGGCGAACCCGCCGAGGTCTGGCTGGTGCTGGACGCCGTGACCGGGCAGAACGGCTTGCAACAGGCCAAGAAGTTCCACGAATCCACTCCCCTGACCGGCGTGATCGTTACCAAGCTGGACGGCACGGCCAAGGGCGGCATCCTGATTCCCATCGTGCGCGAACTGGGCGTGCCTATTAAATTCATCGGTGTGGGCGAGAGCGCGGGCGACCTGCAACCCTTCGACAGCCAGGAATTCGTGCGGGCGCTGTTCGATGTGGAAGTGCCGAAGGAATAG
- a CDS encoding GAF domain-containing sensor histidine kinase, translating into MTELPATRRPPARPPAVPRAPLSDRVRLVRNLLPPLIVLVVGAVELTISLLGNGQRELWAHLLFYGLVGPAATFFSVEWIAEGTRARERAELELRDLYGQLSASHGRLQGVQELMRDLGGAPDLGAVLEVAVRGAVRVTGATHATLTVPGGLSGTARGETLLSAPSAALHPLKVSVPGGGALLLHFETPPSADTAELAQALAAEVATGVEAARQRTLDLMTLYSVDQSIRAERNMRRLLSRVTGTMAGRVGAEARAAYLSDEDGVLRLEYAQDRRGEVSGGGGMSGDGASRNDVPGGGVAPAFAARVAQSSGPLIVTGAEACQVFPEARSVLGLPMRDEEGLVGVLMLGDPREGVFEAARVSLLALMAGQATLAVRNARAYLYSEELAISDERARIAREIHDGVAQSLAFAALKLDVVARKMHSDPELAEADVRAATALLREQIKEVRRSIFALRPIDLERYGLLETVRRYVLDFGEQNNMKSSLDVTGEVHLSPGDEAVVFRILQESLNNVAKHARAGEVRVTLDGGARRVLLSVKDDGAGFDLEAVTGRVSSAGGLGLTQMRERLEARGGQYRVLSMPGRGTTIEAEMPQA; encoded by the coding sequence ATGACCGAGCTTCCTGCCACCCGCAGACCGCCCGCCCGGCCCCCTGCCGTGCCGCGCGCGCCGCTGTCGGACCGGGTGCGGCTGGTTCGCAACCTGCTGCCGCCACTGATCGTGCTGGTGGTGGGCGCGGTGGAACTGACTATCTCGCTGCTGGGCAACGGGCAGCGTGAGCTGTGGGCGCACCTGTTGTTCTACGGTCTGGTAGGCCCCGCCGCGACTTTTTTCAGCGTGGAGTGGATCGCCGAGGGCACCCGTGCCCGCGAACGCGCCGAGCTTGAATTGCGTGACCTGTACGGGCAGCTCAGCGCCTCTCACGGGCGCTTGCAGGGGGTGCAGGAATTGATGCGCGACCTGGGCGGCGCACCTGATCTGGGCGCAGTGCTGGAGGTGGCGGTGCGCGGCGCGGTGCGCGTGACTGGGGCCACCCACGCCACCCTGACCGTGCCCGGTGGCCTCAGCGGCACGGCGCGCGGCGAAACATTGCTCAGCGCCCCCAGCGCCGCCCTGCACCCGTTGAAGGTCAGTGTTCCCGGTGGTGGCGCGCTGCTGCTGCACTTCGAGACCCCGCCCAGCGCCGATACGGCAGAACTGGCGCAGGCGCTGGCTGCCGAAGTGGCGACGGGCGTGGAAGCCGCCCGCCAGCGCACTCTGGACCTGATGACCCTGTACAGCGTGGACCAGAGCATTCGCGCCGAGCGCAACATGCGCCGTCTGCTGTCGCGCGTGACGGGTACGATGGCAGGCCGGGTGGGTGCCGAGGCCCGCGCGGCGTATCTGAGCGACGAGGACGGCGTGCTGCGGCTGGAATACGCCCAGGACCGGCGCGGTGAGGTCAGTGGTGGTGGTGGGATGAGCGGCGACGGAGCCAGCCGGAACGACGTGCCCGGCGGCGGCGTGGCCCCGGCCTTCGCCGCGCGGGTGGCGCAGTCCAGCGGGCCGCTGATCGTGACCGGGGCCGAGGCGTGTCAGGTGTTCCCCGAGGCCCGCAGCGTGCTGGGGCTGCCTATGCGCGACGAGGAGGGACTGGTGGGCGTGCTGATGCTGGGCGATCCGCGTGAGGGGGTGTTCGAGGCGGCCCGCGTGTCGCTGCTGGCTTTAATGGCCGGGCAGGCCACCCTGGCGGTCCGCAACGCCCGCGCCTACCTGTATTCCGAGGAACTGGCGATCAGCGACGAGCGCGCCCGGATTGCCCGCGAGATCCACGACGGTGTGGCGCAGTCGCTGGCCTTCGCGGCCCTCAAGCTGGACGTGGTGGCCCGCAAAATGCACAGCGATCCCGAACTGGCCGAGGCGGACGTGCGCGCGGCCACGGCACTGCTGCGCGAGCAGATCAAGGAAGTGCGGCGCAGCATCTTCGCGCTGCGGCCCATCGATCTGGAACGTTACGGCCTGCTGGAAACGGTGCGCCGCTACGTGCTGGACTTTGGCGAGCAGAACAACATGAAAAGCAGTCTGGACGTGACCGGCGAGGTGCATCTCTCGCCCGGCGACGAGGCCGTGGTCTTCCGCATTTTGCAAGAGAGCCTGAACAATGTCGCCAAGCATGCCCGCGCGGGCGAGGTGCGCGTGACCCTGGACGGCGGCGCGCGGCGGGTTCTCCTGAGTGTGAAGGACGACGGCGCGGGCTTTGACTTGGAGGCGGTCACTGGACGGGTTAGCAGTGCGGGCGGCCTGGGCCTGACCCAGATGCGCGAACGCCTGGAGGCCAGGGGCGGCCAGTACCGCGTCCTCAGCATGCCGGGCCGGGGCACCACCATCGAGGCGGAGATGCCGCAAGCGTAA
- a CDS encoding Mrp/NBP35 family ATP-binding protein — translation MHDAVMAALSTVNDPELHRDLVSLGMIERAEVVAGVAQIKVNLTTPACPLKGQIESEVRAAVLAVPGVNDVQVTFGATVRMAAQPALPGVKHVLLVGSGKGGVGKSSVAVNLAASLAADGARVGLLDADVYGPSVAHMLGQGAARVTANAERKMQPLEAHGLKFISMANLSPAGQALVWRGPMLHSAVQQFIKDAAWGELDYLIVDLPPGTGDVQLSLTQTVNVTGAVIVTTPQDVALIDAARAIDMFRKASVPVLGVVENMSYFVAPDTGNVYDLFGRGGSRKLGEQYPLLGEVPLDMDVRQDADAGIPAVLAHPNTPASQALISVARNLAGQVSVLAVNKELAQSLADLPDQLTVV, via the coding sequence ATGCATGACGCCGTGATGGCCGCCCTCAGCACCGTGAACGATCCCGAACTGCACCGCGATCTGGTTTCGCTGGGCATGATCGAGCGCGCCGAAGTGGTGGCAGGCGTGGCCCAGATCAAGGTCAACCTGACCACCCCCGCCTGCCCCCTGAAAGGTCAGATCGAGAGCGAGGTCCGCGCGGCGGTGCTGGCGGTTCCCGGCGTGAACGACGTGCAGGTAACCTTCGGCGCAACCGTGCGGATGGCTGCGCAGCCTGCGTTGCCGGGGGTCAAGCACGTTCTGCTGGTGGGCAGCGGCAAGGGCGGCGTGGGCAAGAGCAGCGTGGCGGTCAATCTGGCGGCCTCGCTGGCAGCGGACGGCGCGCGGGTGGGCCTGCTGGACGCCGACGTGTACGGCCCCAGCGTGGCGCACATGCTGGGCCAGGGCGCGGCCCGCGTGACCGCCAACGCCGAGCGCAAGATGCAGCCGCTGGAGGCGCACGGCCTGAAATTCATCAGCATGGCCAACCTCTCCCCCGCCGGACAGGCCCTGGTGTGGCGCGGGCCAATGCTGCACAGCGCAGTCCAGCAGTTCATCAAGGACGCGGCCTGGGGCGAGCTGGATTACCTGATCGTGGACCTGCCCCCTGGCACCGGAGACGTGCAGCTTTCACTGACGCAGACCGTAAATGTCACCGGGGCCGTGATCGTCACGACGCCGCAGGACGTGGCCCTGATTGACGCGGCGCGGGCCATCGACATGTTCCGCAAGGCCAGCGTGCCGGTGCTGGGCGTGGTGGAGAACATGAGCTACTTCGTCGCGCCGGATACCGGGAATGTCTATGACCTGTTCGGGCGCGGGGGCAGCCGCAAGCTGGGCGAGCAGTACCCGCTGCTGGGCGAGGTGCCCCTCGACATGGACGTGCGCCAGGACGCCGACGCCGGAATTCCCGCCGTGCTGGCCCACCCGAACACCCCGGCCTCGCAGGCGCTAATCAGTGTGGCGCGCAATCTGGCCGGACAGGTCAGCGTGCTGGCCGTGAACAAGGAGTTGGCACAGTCCCTAGCCGACTTGCCGGACCAGTTGACCGTCGTATGA
- a CDS encoding metalloregulator ArsR/SmtB family transcription factor — MTAGSSNTPPPPAALALPEPPPAPPERTKVRLLELVQRHGPQTAQDLAARLEVSVPAARRHLGDLQEQGLLASRTERPGGRGRPQHVFSLTERGEAGFPRSYSGLCVDVLRHVEDLFGQGAVLKVLDARNVEIEARMQAEIPSHLPLEDRVRRLAALLGDMGFDPVLEQDGADWCLTQRNCPNLAVARQYSQLCDSELNLYASLLGAPVVRETRIACGQGGCRYRIVG; from the coding sequence ATGACGGCGGGGTCCAGCAACACGCCTCCCCCTCCCGCGGCCCTGGCCCTCCCAGAGCCGCCGCCCGCCCCACCCGAGCGCACCAAAGTGCGGCTACTGGAGCTGGTGCAGCGCCACGGCCCGCAGACCGCGCAGGATCTGGCCGCGCGGCTGGAGGTCAGCGTGCCCGCCGCGCGCCGTCATCTGGGCGACTTGCAGGAGCAGGGGCTACTGGCCTCGCGCACCGAACGGCCCGGCGGGCGTGGGCGGCCCCAGCATGTCTTCAGCCTGACGGAGCGGGGCGAGGCGGGGTTTCCCCGCAGCTATTCCGGGTTGTGCGTGGACGTGCTGCGCCACGTGGAAGACCTGTTCGGCCAAGGCGCGGTGCTGAAGGTGCTGGACGCCCGCAACGTCGAGATCGAGGCTCGGATGCAGGCTGAAATCCCGAGCCATCTGCCGCTTGAAGACCGGGTGCGGCGGCTGGCGGCCCTGCTGGGCGACATGGGCTTTGATCCCGTGCTGGAACAGGACGGCGCGGACTGGTGCCTGACCCAGCGCAATTGCCCCAATCTGGCGGTGGCCCGGCAATACAGCCAGCTCTGCGACTCGGAATTGAACCTGTATGCCAGTCTCCTGGGCGCGCCCGTGGTCCGTGAAACCCGCATCGCCTGCGGGCAGGGCGGCTGCCGTTACCGCATCGTCGGTTAA
- a CDS encoding 2'-5' RNA ligase family protein, giving the protein MTQHLPPLPEPHRPLYSLVAWPPQVLDTWMRRVQATLNVSGFGLPHLNLRAPFQTSLSGPDLVAAFREGLRGEPALEVRVRGWKRLSGVIFLEFELDPALAELHTRMLEIGPSSRAPYDGPDYRPHLTLALGILPWAEDLLWDRVQVLTPPLDHFTVQALSLTREERGEVQELHTFPLVLPPEEDEPRTEAGAAPS; this is encoded by the coding sequence ATGACCCAGCATCTGCCCCCCCTCCCCGAACCGCACAGGCCGCTGTACAGCCTGGTGGCCTGGCCCCCGCAGGTGCTGGACACCTGGATGCGCCGGGTCCAGGCCACGCTGAATGTCAGCGGCTTCGGCCTGCCCCACCTGAACCTGCGCGCCCCCTTCCAGACCAGCCTGAGCGGTCCCGATCTAGTGGCAGCCTTCCGTGAGGGCCTGCGCGGCGAACCGGCGCTGGAGGTGCGCGTGCGGGGCTGGAAACGCCTGAGCGGCGTCATCTTCCTGGAGTTCGAGCTGGACCCGGCGCTGGCCGAGCTGCACACCCGCATGCTGGAGATCGGCCCGTCCAGCCGCGCGCCCTACGACGGCCCCGACTACCGCCCGCACCTGACGCTGGCGCTGGGCATTCTGCCGTGGGCCGAGGACCTGCTGTGGGACAGAGTTCAGGTGCTGACGCCTCCGCTGGACCACTTCACCGTCCAGGCCCTGAGCCTGACCCGCGAGGAACGCGGCGAGGTCCAGGAACTCCACACCTTCCCGCTGGTCCTTCCGCCCGAGGAAGACGAGCCAAGAACCGAGGCCGGAGCCGCGCCCAGTTAA